A genomic window from Pseudoalteromonas piratica includes:
- a CDS encoding tryptophan halogenase family protein — MTNKINNVVIVGGGTAGWLSASLLAKVLGKHLSITLVESEQIGTVGVGEATIPPIIPFNAAIGVDEKAFIKATNATIKLGIQFENWGQQGEQYMHAFGGFGKDFPFCNFLNYWLRAKELGDTSSFWDYSINYQAAKRNRFNKLNTIPNTQLPGITYAYHFDATLYAQFLRSHAEKLGVKRVEGTVETVNTDEETGFVNEIVLDNKEQISGDLFIDCSGLHGLLLDKTLNVGFEDWSHWLPCDSALAVPCEHGEQAIKPYTRSIAHNSGWQWQIPLTNRIGNGLVYASKHLSDEDAKQLLLDNLPGKALAEPRLIRFRTGRRLKQWHKNVVAIGLSSGFLEPLESTSIHLIQTAATRLVKHFPLHGISDSLVAEYNRQSQIEFERIRDFIILHYKQTARDDSPFWRQCQQMEIPESLAHKMKLFEQQGLFCRQDDELFSEIAWQQVMLGQGALPQQYHPLAHNLTDEQLTEMLQNLKVLITHTSEQLPTHNEFLQRFGN; from the coding sequence ATGACGAATAAAATAAATAACGTTGTGATTGTAGGTGGTGGCACTGCAGGCTGGTTAAGCGCAAGTTTATTAGCAAAAGTGTTAGGTAAGCACCTATCTATTACCCTTGTTGAGTCGGAGCAAATCGGTACAGTTGGCGTGGGCGAAGCGACAATTCCACCAATTATTCCATTTAACGCCGCCATTGGCGTGGATGAAAAAGCATTTATCAAAGCGACTAACGCCACAATTAAACTGGGCATTCAGTTTGAAAATTGGGGCCAGCAAGGCGAGCAGTATATGCATGCCTTTGGTGGTTTTGGTAAAGACTTTCCGTTCTGTAACTTTTTAAACTACTGGTTAAGGGCAAAAGAGCTTGGCGATACCAGCAGTTTTTGGGATTACTCAATAAACTACCAAGCCGCTAAACGTAATCGTTTTAATAAGCTTAATACGATCCCTAATACGCAATTACCTGGCATAACTTACGCTTATCACTTTGATGCCACCTTGTATGCGCAGTTTTTACGAAGCCATGCTGAAAAACTGGGTGTAAAGCGTGTCGAAGGAACCGTTGAAACCGTCAATACCGATGAAGAAACCGGTTTTGTAAACGAAATAGTCCTTGATAATAAAGAGCAGATATCAGGTGACCTATTTATAGATTGTTCAGGGTTACACGGATTATTACTCGACAAAACGCTGAACGTTGGTTTTGAGGATTGGAGTCACTGGTTACCTTGCGATAGCGCATTGGCAGTACCCTGCGAACATGGTGAGCAAGCGATTAAACCGTATACACGCTCAATTGCACATAACAGTGGTTGGCAGTGGCAAATTCCGCTAACGAATCGCATAGGCAATGGCTTAGTTTACGCCAGTAAGCATTTGTCTGATGAAGACGCAAAACAGTTACTGCTTGATAACCTTCCAGGTAAGGCGCTTGCTGAACCGCGTTTAATTCGCTTTCGAACTGGCAGACGTTTAAAACAATGGCATAAAAATGTGGTGGCAATTGGTCTTTCCAGTGGCTTTTTAGAGCCACTTGAATCAACCAGTATTCACCTTATTCAAACTGCTGCCACCCGCCTTGTGAAGCATTTTCCGCTACATGGTATCAGCGATAGTTTAGTGGCTGAATATAATCGACAAAGCCAAATTGAGTTTGAACGAATTCGCGACTTTATCATTTTGCATTACAAACAAACGGCGCGTGACGACAGTCCATTTTGGCGTCAATGTCAGCAAATGGAGATCCCAGAAAGCCTCGCCCACAAAATGAAATTATTTGAACAGCAAGGACTGTTTTGCCGTCAAGATGATGAGTTGTTTAGTGAAATAGCGTGGCAGCAAGTAATGTTAGGCCAGGGGGCATTACCACAGCAGTATCACCCGTTAGCACACAATTTAACTGATGAGCAGCTCACTGAGATGCTACAAAACTTAAAAGTGCTGATCACCCACACCAGTGAGCAACTGCCGACCCATAATGAATTTTTACAACGATTTGGTAATTAA
- the glk gene encoding glucokinase, producing MFEPIIVADVGGTNARFALVSAFDKSTKQITFDNIQKFSSLDFESFADVLAAYVRTLTVVPKKACFAVAGPRKQDTVFLTNLGWQFNVSDIKARFGFEQFKVINDFAAFAEAAPYINNDENLVVKNGEANPHGNIAVIGPGTGFGAAALVKGEDSNVVLSCEAGHISLAACNELERNLINALSDEFEHVSVEHVFSGQGIENLYRAMAKVHNVDAKDIDAPTITSLALANDDTICVKTLTQFCDWIGAVAGDLSLTFNATGGVYIGGGILPRFQDKLLASEFSKRFVAKGKMQHIVEDIPVVLITQDNIPLLGAAASLDEN from the coding sequence ATGTTTGAGCCTATTATAGTTGCAGATGTTGGTGGTACCAATGCACGTTTTGCATTGGTTAGTGCGTTTGATAAATCAACTAAGCAAATTACGTTTGATAATATTCAAAAGTTTTCGAGTTTGGATTTTGAAAGCTTTGCTGATGTATTGGCTGCGTATGTAAGAACGTTAACCGTTGTACCAAAAAAAGCATGTTTTGCTGTCGCAGGTCCGCGTAAGCAAGACACGGTGTTTTTAACAAACCTTGGCTGGCAGTTTAATGTGAGTGACATTAAAGCGCGCTTTGGCTTTGAACAATTTAAAGTAATTAATGACTTTGCTGCGTTTGCTGAAGCTGCGCCATACATTAATAACGATGAAAACTTGGTGGTTAAAAACGGTGAGGCCAATCCACATGGCAATATTGCTGTCATTGGCCCTGGTACTGGTTTTGGAGCAGCAGCGTTGGTTAAAGGTGAAGATTCAAATGTGGTGCTTAGCTGCGAAGCAGGCCATATCAGCCTTGCAGCATGTAATGAACTTGAACGTAACCTGATAAATGCATTGAGCGACGAGTTTGAACACGTTTCTGTGGAACACGTGTTTTCTGGTCAAGGCATTGAAAACTTATACCGAGCCATGGCAAAAGTACACAATGTTGACGCTAAAGACATTGATGCGCCAACCATTACCTCACTTGCGCTTGCAAACGATGATACTATTTGCGTAAAAACACTTACGCAATTTTGTGATTGGATTGGCGCAGTCGCAGGCGACCTTAGTTTAACCTTCAATGCAACCGGTGGGGTTTACATTGGCGGTGGTATTTTGCCTCGATTCCAAGATAAATTATTAGCCAGTGAGTTTAGTAAACGGTTTGTTGCAAAAGGAAAAATGCAACATATAGTGGAAGACATTCCCGTCGTTCTCATTACCCAAGACAATATCCCATTACTCGGCGCAGCAGCCAGTTTGGATGAGAATTAA
- a CDS encoding alpha-amylase family glycosyl hydrolase, protein MKKKMYAFLALLLASHNGSAQSNIVEEKNAEQKPVVYQVFTRLFGNTNTTNAPWGSKAQNGVGKFDDFTPKALNEIKDLGVSHIWYTGVLHHAMADDYSEFGINLDDPDVIKGRAGSPYAIKDYYSVNPDLAKNPAKRVEEFEALIARSHAAGLKVIIDIVPNHVARRYQSLAKPEGVVDLGAQDDTSVVYAKTNDFYYIPGKAFSLPKFPESYLPLGGEAHPLVDGKFDENPAKWTGNGSRKAQPDFNDWYETVKVNYGVKPDGSYDFAPLPKQYAHKGYQDIVTFWQDKALPSSWQKMRDIAFYWLDKGVDGFRYDMAEMVPVEFWSYLNAHIKLKNPQATLIAEVYNPSLYRDYIHLGKMDYLYDKVGFYDTLKWIMQGKQPANTLMPVHHEVSDIAPHMLNFLENHDEQRIASPDFVGDMNKGKPAMVVSHLISQSPSLIYFGQEVGEPGAENAGFGSATRTSIFDYIGVPEHQKWMNQGAFDGQLLSTQQQALRSFYKTVLNLAKRDAIKHGEMIDLTESLGKANKHVIGFLRQSNKETLLILANFDNKAHSVSLPYQTKGHSLLKFAGNNQIQVYNNNTNFTLAPQGAVVVAVE, encoded by the coding sequence ATGAAAAAGAAGATGTATGCCTTTTTAGCGCTGTTACTGGCGTCTCATAATGGCAGTGCCCAATCAAACATAGTTGAAGAAAAAAACGCAGAGCAAAAGCCAGTTGTTTATCAAGTATTTACACGTTTATTTGGTAACACGAATACAACGAATGCGCCTTGGGGTAGCAAAGCGCAAAATGGGGTAGGTAAATTTGACGATTTCACACCAAAAGCACTAAATGAAATTAAAGACTTAGGTGTCAGTCATATTTGGTATACCGGTGTTTTACACCATGCAATGGCGGATGATTACAGCGAGTTTGGCATTAATTTAGATGACCCTGATGTGATTAAAGGCCGTGCGGGCTCACCTTATGCTATTAAAGATTATTATTCAGTAAATCCAGATCTTGCGAAAAACCCTGCAAAACGTGTTGAAGAGTTTGAAGCCCTGATTGCACGCAGTCATGCTGCAGGCCTTAAAGTGATTATTGATATTGTGCCAAACCATGTTGCGCGTCGATATCAATCACTTGCAAAGCCAGAGGGGGTTGTTGATTTAGGCGCGCAAGATGATACGTCAGTGGTTTATGCAAAAACTAACGATTTTTACTATATTCCTGGAAAAGCGTTTTCACTGCCTAAGTTCCCTGAAAGTTATTTACCTTTAGGTGGTGAAGCGCATCCACTTGTTGATGGCAAGTTTGATGAAAACCCTGCTAAATGGACCGGAAATGGTTCACGTAAAGCCCAGCCAGACTTTAATGATTGGTATGAAACGGTAAAAGTTAACTACGGTGTTAAGCCCGATGGTAGCTATGACTTTGCTCCATTACCAAAACAATATGCGCATAAAGGTTACCAAGATATCGTGACATTTTGGCAAGACAAAGCGTTGCCAAGCAGTTGGCAAAAAATGCGAGATATCGCTTTTTATTGGCTTGACAAAGGGGTTGATGGCTTTCGCTACGATATGGCCGAAATGGTGCCAGTAGAATTTTGGAGTTATTTAAATGCCCATATCAAACTCAAAAACCCGCAGGCTACATTGATTGCCGAAGTATATAACCCAAGTCTTTATCGCGATTATATTCATTTAGGTAAGATGGATTACTTGTACGATAAAGTAGGCTTTTACGATACGTTAAAATGGATTATGCAAGGCAAGCAGCCAGCAAACACCTTAATGCCAGTACACCATGAAGTAAGCGACATTGCCCCACATATGCTGAACTTTTTAGAAAATCATGACGAGCAACGTATTGCCAGTCCTGATTTTGTCGGTGATATGAACAAAGGCAAACCTGCCATGGTGGTATCTCACCTAATCAGTCAATCACCTAGCTTAATTTACTTTGGCCAAGAAGTGGGCGAACCAGGTGCAGAAAATGCGGGATTTGGTAGTGCAACGCGTACCAGCATTTTTGATTACATTGGTGTGCCTGAGCATCAGAAATGGATGAATCAGGGTGCATTTGATGGTCAGTTATTATCAACACAACAACAAGCACTGCGAAGCTTTTATAAAACGGTACTTAATCTAGCGAAACGTGATGCCATTAAACACGGCGAAATGATTGACCTGACTGAGTCACTCGGTAAGGCAAATAAACACGTTATTGGCTTTTTACGTCAAAGTAACAAAGAGACACTATTAATTTTGGCAAACTTTGACAATAAAGCACATTCAGTGAGTTTACCTTACCAAACCAAAGGACACAGTTTACTTAAGTTTGCAGGAAACAACCAAATTCAAGTGTATAACAATAATACCAACTTCACTCTTGCGCCACAGGGTGCAGTAGTAGTGGCTGTGGAGTAA
- a CDS encoding LacI family DNA-binding transcriptional regulator — translation MSKSKATSFDIAHYAGVSQSTVSRALRNSPLVNEETKKKVFEIAKKLNYKVDKNASNLRTQQSNTIALLLFEDPTSDESHINPFFLSMLGSITRACANQGYDLLVSFQQMDQDWQAQYEDSHRADGLILLGYGDYIDYQARLATLLQHDTKFVCWGAQVDSRPELSISCDNYFGGEQVAEFLIAKKRTQCAFIGDASEHSPEFFARFNGFKDTLQKHGLDVDARQIINAISTDESGYNATKTLLSLKRPINAIFAASDLIAIGAIRAIKEAGLNVPNDISVIGFDDIPVANFTEPSLTTVNQSTSVAGEMLVANLLAQLKDEPPQQTQLKPTLVVRKSA, via the coding sequence TTGAGTAAATCAAAAGCTACGTCCTTTGATATTGCCCATTATGCAGGCGTATCGCAATCGACTGTATCTCGAGCGTTACGCAACAGCCCGTTGGTGAACGAAGAAACCAAAAAGAAAGTGTTTGAAATCGCCAAGAAGCTTAATTATAAGGTTGATAAAAACGCCAGTAACTTACGTACTCAACAAAGTAATACCATTGCGCTTCTCTTATTTGAAGACCCCACCAGTGATGAATCACATATTAACCCTTTCTTTTTATCTATGCTGGGGTCGATTACGCGCGCATGCGCCAATCAAGGCTATGATTTGCTTGTTTCTTTTCAACAAATGGATCAAGACTGGCAAGCACAATACGAGGATAGCCACCGAGCAGATGGCCTTATTTTGTTAGGCTATGGTGATTACATTGATTATCAGGCGCGCCTTGCAACTTTACTACAGCACGACACCAAATTTGTCTGCTGGGGGGCACAAGTTGACTCTCGCCCTGAGTTATCAATATCTTGTGACAATTACTTTGGTGGTGAACAAGTTGCGGAGTTTTTAATTGCTAAAAAACGCACTCAATGTGCATTTATTGGTGATGCATCCGAGCACAGCCCGGAATTCTTCGCGCGTTTCAATGGTTTTAAAGACACACTACAAAAGCACGGTCTCGATGTGGATGCTCGTCAGATTATTAATGCCATTTCTACTGATGAGTCTGGCTACAATGCAACCAAAACATTACTTAGTTTAAAACGCCCGATAAATGCTATTTTCGCAGCCAGCGACTTAATCGCTATTGGTGCTATTCGTGCGATAAAAGAGGCTGGGCTCAATGTACCAAACGATATTAGTGTGATTGGTTTTGACGATATTCCGGTTGCGAACTTTACTGAGCCATCGCTGACTACGGTGAATCAAAGCACTTCCGTTGCGGGTGAAATGTTAGTTGCTAACCTGCTCGCCCAATTAAAAGATGAGCCACCGCAACAAACCCAACTTAAACCCACGCTAGTAGTGCGAAAATCTGCATAA
- a CDS encoding LacI family DNA-binding transcriptional regulator: MEKVTINSVAKHAGVSKKTVSRVLNNEPNVSDATREKVQQAFKELNYRPNPIARGLAHNRSFIIGCLYDNPSKSYITRVQSGALEACQDRNYNLLIHPCELRGEPLIDNIETLVSTSRLDGIVLTPPFSDNKELVDYLKTRNIPYARVAPVTLEDESISIKSNDTQAAYEITNLLLSLGHKEIAFIKGHPDHSATEARFDGYVKALGEQGIAVKSEFVAEGNFSYHSGEDSARQILESTTRPSAVFASNDYMAAAVLKVASQMSLKVPEELSIAGFDNAPIARHIWPGLTTIAQPVEDMTFRAVTLLIDKINAPESDDIEEVFAGKLIERESTAQLIN, translated from the coding sequence ATGGAAAAAGTGACGATTAATAGTGTGGCTAAACATGCAGGGGTATCGAAGAAAACGGTATCACGTGTGTTAAATAATGAGCCGAATGTTTCTGATGCAACGCGAGAAAAAGTACAACAAGCGTTTAAAGAGCTAAATTATCGTCCCAACCCGATTGCTCGTGGCTTGGCTCATAACCGCAGCTTTATTATTGGCTGTTTATATGACAATCCATCTAAAAGTTACATTACACGCGTACAATCTGGTGCACTTGAAGCTTGCCAAGATCGAAATTACAACTTATTGATCCACCCTTGTGAACTGCGTGGTGAACCGCTAATCGATAATATTGAAACGTTGGTAAGTACTTCACGCTTAGATGGTATTGTTTTAACGCCACCGTTTTCAGATAACAAAGAGTTAGTCGATTATTTGAAAACGCGCAACATACCATATGCACGTGTTGCACCTGTCACGTTAGAAGATGAATCAATTTCAATTAAAAGTAATGATACGCAGGCGGCGTACGAAATTACCAATTTACTGTTATCACTTGGTCATAAAGAAATTGCGTTTATCAAAGGTCACCCAGATCACAGTGCAACCGAAGCACGTTTTGATGGCTATGTAAAAGCGCTGGGCGAGCAGGGCATTGCGGTTAAAAGTGAGTTTGTTGCCGAGGGTAACTTCAGTTATCACTCTGGTGAAGACAGCGCAAGGCAAATTCTTGAATCTACCACAAGACCAAGCGCGGTTTTTGCATCAAATGATTACATGGCTGCAGCGGTGTTAAAAGTTGCATCGCAAATGTCGCTGAAAGTACCCGAAGAACTGTCGATAGCAGGGTTTGATAACGCACCAATTGCACGCCATATATGGCCTGGCCTTACTACCATTGCACAACCTGTTGAAGATATGACATTTCGCGCAGTGACTTTGCTGATTGATAAAATCAATGCGCCAGAAAGCGATGATATTGAAGAAGTGTTTGCTGGTAAACTAATTGAACGAGAATCTACCGCTCAGCTTATCAATTAA
- a CDS encoding glycoside hydrolase family 15 protein, whose amino-acid sequence MFKNKFIKHSLLASAVTLAISGCGSEQPNTKDVNSQASASPAEVAPGAPGNKPYWAYSGKTGIGTSYEAYVDGAYSNKAVTGDVSTVWFSLAQGIITETMFGLIHQAQLKEMQFVVKGDDFVATELDDTAWEIDYLQKDSLGRPTSLAYKLVNTDKQGRFKIEKHIFTDSNDQTLFVRVALESLNGKPLSLYVHANPYVNNNGVGDSAMVKEGKLIAIDGDNYLTLTANKAFEQTSVGFIGKSDLISQLSAGNELTSYASTGDKPGNVSLDALLGTTSSKAQFDLTLSFGNTLEKSVASAENSQQKGYDQLLKEYGTDWQRYLASLDLESLSTQSADQGRLAYASALVLKAQEDKTHAGALIASLSNPWGDTVPAIEGHTGYKAVWVRDFYQVAMAFLAMGDKQTAKTAFEYLEKVQVTNKTPGNQGDTGWFLQKTHVDGELEWVGVQLDQTAMPIMLGWKLYLADVLTKDELVHWFNKMLKPAADFLVEGGLAKILWNDTEIKPPFTQQERWEEQAGHSPSTTAAVIAGLITASEIAKLAGDEALAAKYLTVAKGYNSQVESRMYTTKSTLPSDASNGQHFVRISQDDDANSSTLLGDNNGRKGLVKQSILDGGFLELVRYGVRSADDKHIIDTLDEYDALNLPENLKVKYNFTFAGVEGEFPGWRRYGNDGYGEDEVTGTNYAEGGNNTPGQRGRVWPFFTGERGHYEIAKLAQSGQFDKAKQTNLVNTYVKGMEQFANEGLMLPEQVWDGVGVNPHNYTFGEGTNSATPLAWTHAEYIKLLRSMSDKQVWDYYPVVKEKLN is encoded by the coding sequence ATGTTCAAAAATAAATTCATTAAGCACTCATTACTAGCAAGTGCTGTAACACTGGCTATTTCAGGTTGTGGAAGTGAACAACCAAATACCAAAGATGTTAATTCACAGGCTTCAGCATCTCCTGCAGAGGTTGCACCAGGCGCACCGGGTAACAAACCTTATTGGGCTTATTCAGGCAAAACGGGCATTGGTACCAGCTATGAAGCGTATGTAGACGGTGCGTATAGTAACAAAGCTGTAACCGGTGATGTATCGACAGTATGGTTTTCACTTGCCCAAGGTATTATTACCGAAACGATGTTTGGTTTAATTCACCAAGCGCAATTAAAAGAAATGCAATTTGTGGTAAAAGGTGATGATTTTGTAGCCACCGAACTTGATGATACGGCATGGGAAATTGATTACTTACAAAAAGATTCACTGGGTAGACCAACGTCATTAGCATACAAATTGGTAAATACTGACAAGCAAGGTCGCTTTAAAATTGAAAAGCATATTTTCACCGACAGCAATGATCAAACACTGTTTGTTCGTGTTGCTTTAGAGTCATTAAACGGTAAACCGTTATCACTTTACGTACACGCCAATCCATACGTTAATAACAATGGTGTTGGTGATAGTGCAATGGTAAAAGAGGGCAAATTGATTGCCATTGATGGTGATAATTATTTAACGCTTACGGCAAACAAAGCGTTTGAGCAAACCAGTGTTGGCTTTATTGGTAAATCAGATCTTATATCACAACTTAGCGCTGGTAATGAATTAACAAGTTATGCGTCAACGGGTGACAAACCAGGTAACGTATCGCTTGATGCACTGCTTGGTACAACATCAAGTAAAGCTCAATTTGATTTAACGCTATCGTTTGGTAATACATTAGAAAAAAGTGTTGCTTCTGCGGAAAATAGCCAACAAAAAGGCTATGACCAACTACTAAAAGAGTACGGTACAGACTGGCAGCGTTATTTAGCATCACTTGACCTGGAGTCACTGAGCACACAATCAGCTGATCAAGGCCGTTTAGCATATGCCAGTGCGTTAGTATTAAAAGCACAAGAAGATAAAACCCACGCAGGTGCCTTGATTGCATCATTGTCTAACCCTTGGGGCGATACAGTACCCGCAATTGAAGGCCACACTGGATATAAAGCGGTATGGGTTCGTGATTTTTATCAAGTTGCAATGGCATTTTTAGCCATGGGTGATAAACAAACGGCCAAAACCGCATTTGAATACTTAGAAAAAGTACAAGTCACAAACAAAACACCAGGCAACCAGGGCGATACAGGGTGGTTCTTACAGAAAACGCACGTAGATGGTGAGCTTGAGTGGGTTGGTGTTCAGTTAGACCAAACCGCCATGCCAATTATGCTTGGTTGGAAGCTTTACCTTGCTGATGTACTAACCAAAGATGAACTTGTTCACTGGTTTAACAAAATGCTTAAACCTGCGGCAGACTTTTTAGTGGAAGGTGGCCTTGCCAAAATTTTATGGAATGATACCGAAATCAAACCACCATTTACCCAGCAGGAACGTTGGGAAGAACAAGCAGGACATTCTCCTTCAACAACTGCAGCCGTGATTGCAGGGCTTATCACAGCCAGTGAAATAGCAAAGCTTGCCGGTGATGAAGCCCTTGCAGCAAAATACTTAACGGTAGCAAAAGGCTACAATAGCCAAGTCGAATCGCGTATGTACACAACGAAAAGTACACTACCAAGCGATGCATCAAATGGTCAGCACTTTGTGCGCATCAGCCAAGATGACGATGCAAACTCATCTACTTTGCTAGGCGATAACAACGGCCGAAAAGGCCTTGTTAAGCAAAGCATTCTTGATGGTGGTTTTTTAGAGTTGGTTCGTTATGGGGTACGCAGTGCTGATGATAAACACATTATCGATACCTTAGATGAATATGATGCGCTTAACTTACCGGAAAACCTTAAAGTTAAATACAACTTTACCTTTGCAGGCGTTGAAGGTGAATTTCCTGGCTGGCGTCGATATGGTAATGATGGCTATGGTGAAGATGAAGTGACGGGCACTAACTATGCTGAAGGTGGTAACAATACACCTGGGCAGCGTGGACGTGTTTGGCCATTTTTCACCGGTGAACGTGGTCATTATGAAATTGCCAAGCTAGCGCAATCAGGTCAGTTTGATAAAGCAAAGCAAACAAACTTGGTAAACACCTATGTAAAAGGCATGGAACAATTTGCCAACGAAGGTTTAATGTTACCAGAGCAGGTGTGGGATGGTGTTGGGGTTAACCCACACAACTACACATTTGGTGAGGGCACCAATTCTGCAACACCGCTTGCGTGGACTCATGCAGAGTACATTAAACTATTGCGCTCAATGTCTGATAAGCAAGTATGGGATTACTACCCAGTTGTGAAAGAAAAACTAAATTAA
- a CDS encoding MFS transporter, translated as MTTSVQDKPTLSFWQIWNMCFGFMGIQFGFALQSANVSRIFQTLGANIDDIPILWIAAPLTGLIVQPIVGYFSDRTWGKLGRRRPFFLYGALLTSLALCIMPNSPTLWIAAGMLWIMDAAINVTMEPFRALVGDNLPKKQRGLGYAMQSFFIGIGAVVASALPWMMTNWFGISNTAEAGVIPQSVTYSFYFGAAILLLAVLWTIVSTKEYSPEELAKFEDPEITLAFSQNSTLPFAKIGTGQLGLGIVILAFVYVLSLGKDIVFLGGALVVFGALFLLSNQMQTKGNTSNGFYTVMADMMSMPKTMKQLAVVQFFSWFALFAMWIYTTPAVTSFHFGSSDVASKAYNDGADWVGILFAAYNGFSVIAAVVIPLMVKKLGLKTSHMINLGLGGAAMISFAFIENSDHLIYAMIAIGFVWASVLSLPYAMLSNALPSNKMGVYMGIFNFFIVIPQMLAATILGSLVRYVFNGEAIYALTLGGISYLIAAIAVTRVTYNK; from the coding sequence ATGACAACATCCGTGCAAGACAAACCAACGCTGTCGTTTTGGCAAATATGGAATATGTGTTTTGGCTTTATGGGCATCCAATTCGGTTTTGCCTTACAAAGTGCCAATGTGAGCCGTATTTTCCAAACCTTAGGTGCAAATATAGATGATATTCCCATCTTGTGGATTGCAGCTCCCTTAACAGGCCTAATAGTACAACCAATAGTAGGTTACTTTAGCGATCGCACTTGGGGAAAATTAGGTCGCCGTCGTCCATTTTTTCTGTATGGGGCACTGCTTACTTCTTTGGCGTTATGCATTATGCCAAATTCACCTACCTTATGGATTGCAGCAGGCATGTTATGGATTATGGATGCTGCGATTAATGTCACTATGGAACCATTCCGTGCGCTGGTTGGTGATAATTTACCGAAAAAACAACGTGGTTTAGGTTATGCCATGCAAAGCTTTTTCATCGGAATTGGCGCCGTTGTGGCTTCGGCACTGCCGTGGATGATGACTAACTGGTTTGGCATTAGCAACACGGCAGAAGCCGGAGTAATTCCACAGTCGGTAACGTATTCATTCTATTTTGGCGCGGCGATTTTACTACTTGCAGTATTGTGGACCATTGTTTCAACCAAAGAATACAGCCCTGAAGAATTAGCTAAATTTGAAGACCCAGAAATCACACTAGCGTTCTCTCAAAACAGCACGTTGCCATTTGCCAAAATTGGCACAGGGCAATTAGGTCTAGGGATCGTCATTTTAGCGTTTGTGTATGTGCTGTCGCTTGGTAAAGACATTGTCTTTCTTGGCGGTGCACTCGTGGTGTTTGGTGCATTATTTTTATTATCAAATCAGATGCAAACAAAAGGTAATACAAGTAACGGTTTTTACACGGTAATGGCCGATATGATGTCCATGCCGAAAACCATGAAACAATTAGCGGTAGTACAATTCTTTAGTTGGTTTGCCTTGTTTGCCATGTGGATTTACACCACGCCTGCGGTGACAAGTTTTCATTTCGGCAGCAGTGATGTGGCATCAAAAGCCTATAACGATGGCGCCGATTGGGTAGGCATCTTGTTTGCCGCGTATAACGGTTTTTCGGTTATTGCAGCGGTAGTGATCCCCTTGATGGTTAAAAAACTCGGATTAAAAACAAGCCATATGATCAATCTAGGTTTAGGTGGCGCGGCAATGATCAGTTTTGCGTTCATTGAAAACAGCGATCACCTTATCTACGCAATGATTGCAATTGGTTTTGTGTGGGCATCGGTTCTATCGCTGCCATACGCCATGCTCAGTAATGCACTTCCAAGTAACAAAATGGGTGTGTATATGGGTATTTTTAACTTTTTTATCGTGATCCCACAGATGCTAGCGGCCACAATTTTAGGCTCGCTTGTACGTTATGTGTTTAATGGTGAGGCAATTTATGCCTTAACCTTGGGTGGTATTTCGTATTTGATTGCAGCAATTGCTGTAACGCGTGTGACTTATAACAAGTAA